From the Clostridium sp. Marseille-P299 genome, one window contains:
- a CDS encoding carbohydrate ABC transporter permease encodes MTIDKKKEKNQKVNKDKNPFQNIIHIWRNGDIFTRLSFFIMGLSNLVRKQFITGFLFITAEIGFLFYMLTLGATALSHLDDLGEVQQGMSIDPESGLPVKHAGDNSMLLLLAGVIAIFICIVFIVIWYSNLKAGYEVQKLKQEGKHIPSFFQTIQTYFDKKIHRTLIFLPCIGILIFNILPLVFMILIAFTNFDSKHQPPGNLFTWVGIKNFATMLNSNSIIGKTFWPVLGWTVTWAICSTFLNYIFGMVLALIINRKETRFKKLWRTIFVLSIAVPSFVALLTMNTMFQENGPINTLLKYWGLIDKSLPFFTNATWARVSTIIINLWVGIPYTMIITTGILQNIPEELYESAKVDGANAFVTFFKITLPYMIFVTTPYLITQFVGNINNFNVLFFLTGGNPLPLDYYQAGKTDLLVTWLYKLTVNSFDYSYAAVIGIFVFVLCAGVSLITYRNTKSYKNEEEFQ; translated from the coding sequence ATGACAATAGATAAGAAGAAAGAAAAAAATCAAAAAGTGAATAAAGATAAGAATCCATTTCAAAATATAATTCATATATGGAGAAATGGAGATATCTTTACAAGATTATCATTTTTTATTATGGGGTTATCAAATTTAGTTAGAAAGCAATTCATTACAGGATTTCTTTTTATAACTGCTGAAATAGGATTTCTTTTTTACATGTTAACGCTTGGTGCTACAGCATTATCGCATCTAGATGATTTGGGTGAAGTTCAACAAGGAATGTCCATAGATCCAGAGAGTGGGCTACCAGTAAAACACGCTGGAGACAATTCGATGCTTTTACTACTGGCAGGGGTAATTGCCATTTTTATATGTATAGTATTTATTGTCATATGGTATAGCAATCTAAAAGCGGGCTATGAAGTTCAAAAGTTAAAGCAAGAAGGAAAACATATTCCTTCCTTTTTTCAAACGATTCAGACTTACTTTGATAAAAAAATACATAGAACCTTAATCTTTCTACCATGCATTGGTATTTTAATCTTTAACATATTACCACTTGTTTTTATGATTCTAATAGCGTTTACTAATTTTGATTCAAAGCATCAACCACCTGGAAATTTATTTACATGGGTAGGTATTAAAAACTTTGCCACCATGCTAAATTCAAATAGTATTATCGGTAAAACATTCTGGCCTGTCCTTGGCTGGACCGTTACCTGGGCAATATGCTCCACTTTTTTAAACTACATTTTTGGAATGGTACTTGCTTTAATTATTAATCGTAAAGAAACTCGATTTAAAAAGTTATGGAGAACGATATTTGTTTTATCCATAGCAGTTCCATCCTTTGTCGCACTACTAACTATGAATACAATGTTTCAAGAAAATGGTCCAATTAACACTTTATTAAAATACTGGGGATTGATTGACAAATCATTACCATTCTTTACAAATGCAACTTGGGCTAGAGTATCAACTATTATTATTAACCTATGGGTTGGTATTCCTTATACTATGATAATAACAACAGGTATTCTTCAAAATATACCTGAAGAGTTATATGAGTCTGCTAAAGTTGATGGGGCTAACGCATTTGTTACTTTCTTTAAGATTACTTTACCTTATATGATCTTTGTAACTACGCCTTATTTAATAACTCAGTTTGTTGGAAATATTAACAACTTTAATGTCCTCTTTTTCTTAACAGGTGGTAATCCACTACCTCTTGATTATTATCAAGCCGGTAAAACGGATTTATTAGTTACTTGGTTATACAAATTAACGGTAAATAGTTTTGATTATTCATACGCAGCAGTTATCGGTATTTTCGTATTCGTCTTATGTGCTGGCGTTTCCTTAATTACTTACCGCAATACGAAATCTTATAAAAATGAGGAGGAATTTCAATGA
- a CDS encoding sugar ABC transporter permease produces MKKTHSMKRRKFLTNTLVHIFLSVLAIIWIFPILWIIMTSFRVEQIPYMSYFFPKGFTLDNYIALFTDVRQFFFLRWFFNTLIVAIFSCLISTMYVLFISYSFSRTRFKARKPMMNLGLILNMFPGFMSMIAVYYILKGFGITQSLVALILVYSGSAGLGYYIAKGFFDTIPKAIDEAAMIDGATRWHVFTRITIPLSKPIIVYTILTSFMAPWVDFIFAKVIMGDNYKNYTVALGLWTMLQKEYIQTWYTRFAAGAVCVSIPIALLFIVMQKYYVEGLSGSVKG; encoded by the coding sequence ATGAAAAAGACACATTCTATGAAACGAAGAAAATTCCTTACGAACACATTAGTACATATATTCCTAAGCGTTTTAGCAATTATATGGATTTTTCCAATCCTTTGGATTATAATGACTTCATTTCGTGTTGAACAGATTCCTTATATGAGTTACTTTTTTCCAAAAGGATTTACACTAGATAATTATATTGCATTATTTACTGATGTCAGACAGTTTTTCTTTCTTCGCTGGTTTTTTAATACATTAATTGTTGCTATTTTCTCGTGCTTGATTTCTACAATGTATGTACTGTTTATTTCGTACTCATTTTCAAGAACTAGATTTAAGGCAAGAAAACCAATGATGAATCTTGGCTTAATTTTAAATATGTTTCCTGGTTTTATGTCAATGATTGCTGTATATTATATCCTTAAAGGTTTTGGTATTACACAATCGTTAGTGGCTTTAATACTTGTGTATTCGGGAAGTGCAGGACTTGGCTATTACATTGCAAAAGGCTTTTTTGATACGATACCTAAAGCAATCGATGAAGCTGCAATGATTGATGGTGCAACGAGATGGCATGTATTCACAAGGATTACAATACCGTTATCAAAACCAATCATTGTATATACGATACTTACATCGTTTATGGCTCCATGGGTAGATTTTATTTTTGCTAAGGTTATCATGGGAGATAATTATAAAAATTATACCGTAGCACTTGGTTTATGGACAATGCTTCAAAAGGAATACATTCAGACATGGTATACACGTTTTGCAGCAGGTGCAGTTTGTGTATCTATACCGATTGCATTATTGTTTATTGTTATGCAGAAATATTATGTTGAGGGTCTATCTGGTTCTGTGAAAGGATAA